A genomic segment from Salvia splendens isolate huo1 chromosome 13, SspV2, whole genome shotgun sequence encodes:
- the LOC121761582 gene encoding protein IMPAIRED IN BABA-INDUCED STERILITY 1-like: MGCVSSKQTGSVTPAALDHSGAFVGGSGRSRVGSGGGGGLAAELDANLKKVKKRGSTESGSEVGESGRTSSNGCGSESVSFRLGNLHKFVEGEQVAAGWPAWLSAVAGESIQGWVPLNADSFEKLEKIGQGTYSTVFRARDLETGKIVALKKVRFDNFEPESVRFMAREITILRRLDHPNIIKLEGLITSRSSCNIYLVFEYMEHDISGLLSSPEITFTEAQVKCYMKQLLSGLEHCHARGVMHRDIKGANLLVDDGGVLKVADFGLANFSSYGQKQPLTSRVVTLWYRPPELLLGSIEYGASVDLWSVGCLLAELLTGRPILQGRTEVEQLHKIFKLCGSPPDDYWKKSKLPHATLFKPQHPYKSSLWQTFKDLPESAVSLVETLLSVEPHKRGTAASALASEYFKTKPYACDPSSVPKYPPSKEIDIKHHEEASRKRPAGRSRGPESRKPTRKQNGMNKLAPEENLPPQKQGEKKVNGIGGSNCKPENVLDQEPPKQPTNVTKEVSRVKNASQGDDVYPGPLQVSGSSGFAWAKKRMMDSSLRSRSRSSSRSLILESSGAMHLRNNLDSAGEEKCDSVKEGTKDHDSYETFKRSMLKKWSQLECPDSFDGSDGYHSQELSMALYHKEEASSAKRRNMVYHDDQGEKVEFSGPLLSQSKKIDELLEKHERCIRQAVRRSWFQRVKRNGK, encoded by the exons ATGGGTTGCGTGTCGTCGAAGCAAACGGGTTCGGTTACGCCGGCCGCGCTGGACCACTCGGGGGCGTTCGTTGGCGGGTCGGGCCGGAGCAGGGTGGGGAGTGGAGGCGGCGGCGGTTTGGCGGCGGAGCTGGATGCGAACTTGAAGAAGGTGAAGAAGAGAGGGTCGACTGAGTCAGGGAGCGAGGTGGGCGAGTCGGGGAGGACGAGTTCGAATGGGTGTGGGAGTGAGTCGGTGAGTTTTAGGCTGGGGAATCTGCATAAGTTTGTGGAGGGGGAGCAGGTGGCGGCAGGGTGGCCGGCGTGGCTGAGCGCGGTGGCCGGCGAATCCATCCAGGGATGGGTGCCGCTCAACGCAGACTCTTTTGAGAAACTTGAAAAG ATTGGTCAGGGTACATACAGCACTGTATTCAGAGCACGAGACTTGGAAACTGGGAAGATCGTTGCTTTAAAGAAGGTCCGGTTCGACAATTTTGAACCCGAGAGTGTTCGTTTCATGGCTAGGGAGATAACAATTCTCCGTAGGCTCGACCATCCAAATATTATCAAGTTGGAAGGTCTGATCACATCCCGATCTTCATGCAACATCTATCTCGTGTTCGAGTATATGGAGCACGATATCTCTGGACTACTATCTTCCCCAGAGATCACTTTCACCGAAGCACAG GTTAAATGCTACATGAAGCAACTGTTGTCTGGCCTCGAGCACTGTCATGCACGAGGAGTGATGCATCGGGACATAAAAGGCGCCAATCTTTTAGTAGATGACGGCGGAGTCCTCAAGGTTGCTGATTTCGGATTAGCAAATTTCAGTTCTTATGGGCAGAAGCAGCCTCTAACCAGTCGGGTTGTGACATTGTGGTATCGCCCTCCGGAGCTCTTGTTAGGCTCCATAGAATACGGGGCATCCGTTGATCTATGGAGCGTAGGCTGCTTACTTGCTGAGCTTCTTACCGGTAGACCCATCCTTCAAGGGAGAACTGAG GTTGAACAGCTGCACAAAATATTCAAACTCTGTGGATCACCGCCCGATGATTACTGGAAAAAGTCGAAGCTTCCTCATGCGACCTTGTTTAAACCGCAGCATCCGTATAAGAGCTCTCTATGGCAAACCTTCAAGGACCTGCCTGAGTCTGCTGTCTCCCTTGTGGAAACTCTCCTATCTGTGGAGCCACACAAGAGGGGTACGGCTGCCTCAGCCCTGGCTTCCGAG TACTTCAAGACGAAGCCTTACGCCTGTGATCCATCGAGCGTGCCAAAATACCCTCCTAGTAAGGAGATAGACATTAAACATCACGAGGAGGCTAGCAGGAAAAGGCCTGCTGGCAGATCAAGGGGGCCTGAATCGAGGAAGCCTACTAGGAAGCAAAACGGAATGAATAAACTAGCCCCAGAAGAG AACTTGCCTCCTCAAAAGCAAGGTGAAAAGAAAGTGAACGGAATCGGAGGCAGCAATTGCAAACCAGAGAATGTATTGGATCAGGAGCCACCTAAGCAGCCAACGAACGTGACGAAAGAGGTGTCCCGTGTGAAGAATGCATCTCAAGGGGATGATGTGTATCCAGGCCCTCTACAAGTATCAGGGTCGAGCGGTTTTGCCTGGGCGAAGAAGAGGATGATGGATTCATCTTTGAGGTCGCGGAGTAGGTCTAGTTCGAGGAGTCTGATCCTTGAATCTTCCGGTGCTATGCATCTGAGAAATAATTTGGATTCAGCCGGGGAAGAAAAGTGCGATAGTGTGAAAGAGGGGACAAAAGACCACGACTCGTATGAGACGTTTAAACGATCAATGCTCAAGAAATGGAGCCAGCTAGAGTGTCCGGACTCTTTTGATGGTTCGGATGGATACCACTCTCAAGAACTGTCGATGGCGCTATACCATAAAGAGGAAGCATCGTCTGCCAAGAGACGAAACATG GTTTATCATGATGATCAAGGGGAGAAGGTTGAATTTTCGGGACCCTTGCTATCTCAATCGAAGAAAATTGACGAACTCTTGGAGAAACACGAGCGATGCATTCGCCAGGCAGTTCGAAGATCATGGTTCCAGAGAG TGAAAAGAAATGGGAAGTAA